From Triticum aestivum cultivar Chinese Spring chromosome 4A, IWGSC CS RefSeq v2.1, whole genome shotgun sequence, a single genomic window includes:
- the LOC123086308 gene encoding probable proline transporter 2 isoform X1: MAMPPAEKVIVVDANPSKNGHGDKFDDLPVADETSHQIGVDPWYQVAFVLTTGVNSAYVLGYSGSLMVPLGWVGGSVGLLLAAAVSMYANSLLGRLHLLGGKRHIRYRDLAGHIYGPKMYKITWAMQYVNLFMINTGFIIIAGQALKALYLLISTDGAMKLPYCIAVSGFVCALFAFGIPYLSALRIWLGFSTIFSLTYIFAACVLSLKDGFRSPPRDYSIQGEPSSRVFTTIGAAASLVFAYNTGMLPEIQATVQAPVVKNIEKALWFQFTAGSVPLYAIIVIGYWAYGNQTTTYLLNNVTGPVWIKAVANLAAFLQTVIALHIFASPMYEYLDTRFGSKVGGPFAMHNVIFRVGVRGGYLAVNTLMAAALPFLGDFMSLTGALSTFPLTFVLANHMYLVANRQRLSSLQKSWHWLNIVFFTVLSITAAVAALRLIARDSKTYHIFADV, from the exons ATGGCCATGCCGCCGGCGGAGAAGGTGATCGTGGTGGACGCCAACCCCTCCAAGAACGGGCACGGGGACAAGTTTGATGACCTGCCTGTCGCCGATGAAACCTCACACCAGATTGGCGTTG ATCCATGGTACCAGGTGGCGTTCGTGCTGACCACCGGGGTGAACAGCGCCTACGTGCTGGGCTACTCGGGCTCGCTGATGGTCCCGCTGGGCTGGGTGGGCGGCTCCGTGGGCCTCCTCCTGGCCGCCGCCGTGTCCATGTACGCCAACTCGCTGctgggccgcctccacctcctggGCGGCAAGCGTCACATCAGGTACAGGGACCTCGCCGGCCACATCTACGGGCCCAAGATGTACAAGATCACCTGGGCGATGCAGTACGTCAACCTCTTCATGATCAACACAGGCTTCATCATAATAGCAGGGCAAGCACTCAAG GCACTGTATTTGCTGATCAGTACCGACGGGGCTATGAAGCTGCCCTACTGCATCGCGGTGTCCGGGTTCGTGTGCGCGCTCTTCGCGTTCGGGATCCCGTACCTGTCGGCCCTGAGGATCTGGCTGGGCTTCTCCACCATCTTCAGCCTCACCTACATCTTTGCAgcctgcgtgctgtcgctcaaggACGGCTTCCGCTCGCCGCCTCGGGACTACAGCATCCAAGGAGAACCGTCGAGCAGGGTGTTCACCACCATCGGCGCGGCGGCGAGCCTGGTGTTCGCCTACAACACCGGCATGCTGCCGGAGATCCAGGCCACCGTGCAGGCGCCCGTGGTGAAGAACATTGAGAAGGCGCTGTGGTTCCAGTTCACCGCCGGCTCCGTGCCCCTTTACGCCATTATAGTCATCGGCTACTGGGCCTACGGCAACCAGACCACCACCTACCTGCTCAACAACGTCACTGGGCCCGTGTGGATCAAGGCCGTTGCCAACCTCGCTGCCTTCCTCCAGACAGTCATAGCACTACAC ATCTTCGCGTCGCCCATGTACGAGTACCTGGACACCCGGTTCGGGAGCAAGGTGGGAGGCCCGTTCGCGATGCACAACGTGATCTTCAGGGTCGGGGTGAGGGGAGGGTACCTGGCCGTCAACACGCTCATGGCGGCGGCGCTGCCCTTCCTTGGGGACTTCATGAGCCTCACGGGGGCGCTCAGCACGTTCCCGCTCACCTTCGTGCTCGCCAACCACATGTACCTCGTCGCCAACAGGCAGCGTCTCTCCTCGCTGCAGAAGTCATGGCACTGGCTCAACATCGTCTTCTTCACCGTCCTCTCcatcaccgccgccgtcgccgcgctcAGGCTCATCGCCCGCGACTCCAAAACGTACCATATCTTCGCCGATGTCTGA
- the LOC123086308 gene encoding probable proline transporter 2 isoform X2 encodes MAAMMEEEVPDQMGIDDQSAHQIGVDPWYQVAFVLTTGVNSAYVLGYSGSLMVPLGWVGGSVGLLLAAAVSMYANSLLGRLHLLGGKRHIRYRDLAGHIYGPKMYKITWAMQYVNLFMINTGFIIIAGQALKALYLLISTDGAMKLPYCIAVSGFVCALFAFGIPYLSALRIWLGFSTIFSLTYIFAACVLSLKDGFRSPPRDYSIQGEPSSRVFTTIGAAASLVFAYNTGMLPEIQATVQAPVVKNIEKALWFQFTAGSVPLYAIIVIGYWAYGNQTTTYLLNNVTGPVWIKAVANLAAFLQTVIALHIFASPMYEYLDTRFGSKVGGPFAMHNVIFRVGVRGGYLAVNTLMAAALPFLGDFMSLTGALSTFPLTFVLANHMYLVANRQRLSSLQKSWHWLNIVFFTVLSITAAVAALRLIARDSKTYHIFADV; translated from the exons ATCCATGGTACCAGGTGGCGTTCGTGCTGACCACCGGGGTGAACAGCGCCTACGTGCTGGGCTACTCGGGCTCGCTGATGGTCCCGCTGGGCTGGGTGGGCGGCTCCGTGGGCCTCCTCCTGGCCGCCGCCGTGTCCATGTACGCCAACTCGCTGctgggccgcctccacctcctggGCGGCAAGCGTCACATCAGGTACAGGGACCTCGCCGGCCACATCTACGGGCCCAAGATGTACAAGATCACCTGGGCGATGCAGTACGTCAACCTCTTCATGATCAACACAGGCTTCATCATAATAGCAGGGCAAGCACTCAAG GCACTGTATTTGCTGATCAGTACCGACGGGGCTATGAAGCTGCCCTACTGCATCGCGGTGTCCGGGTTCGTGTGCGCGCTCTTCGCGTTCGGGATCCCGTACCTGTCGGCCCTGAGGATCTGGCTGGGCTTCTCCACCATCTTCAGCCTCACCTACATCTTTGCAgcctgcgtgctgtcgctcaaggACGGCTTCCGCTCGCCGCCTCGGGACTACAGCATCCAAGGAGAACCGTCGAGCAGGGTGTTCACCACCATCGGCGCGGCGGCGAGCCTGGTGTTCGCCTACAACACCGGCATGCTGCCGGAGATCCAGGCCACCGTGCAGGCGCCCGTGGTGAAGAACATTGAGAAGGCGCTGTGGTTCCAGTTCACCGCCGGCTCCGTGCCCCTTTACGCCATTATAGTCATCGGCTACTGGGCCTACGGCAACCAGACCACCACCTACCTGCTCAACAACGTCACTGGGCCCGTGTGGATCAAGGCCGTTGCCAACCTCGCTGCCTTCCTCCAGACAGTCATAGCACTACAC ATCTTCGCGTCGCCCATGTACGAGTACCTGGACACCCGGTTCGGGAGCAAGGTGGGAGGCCCGTTCGCGATGCACAACGTGATCTTCAGGGTCGGGGTGAGGGGAGGGTACCTGGCCGTCAACACGCTCATGGCGGCGGCGCTGCCCTTCCTTGGGGACTTCATGAGCCTCACGGGGGCGCTCAGCACGTTCCCGCTCACCTTCGTGCTCGCCAACCACATGTACCTCGTCGCCAACAGGCAGCGTCTCTCCTCGCTGCAGAAGTCATGGCACTGGCTCAACATCGTCTTCTTCACCGTCCTCTCcatcaccgccgccgtcgccgcgctcAGGCTCATCGCCCGCGACTCCAAAACGTACCATATCTTCGCCGATGTCTGA
- the LOC123086308 gene encoding probable proline transporter 2 isoform X3: protein MRCKLDPWYQVAFVLTTGVNSAYVLGYSGSLMVPLGWVGGSVGLLLAAAVSMYANSLLGRLHLLGGKRHIRYRDLAGHIYGPKMYKITWAMQYVNLFMINTGFIIIAGQALKALYLLISTDGAMKLPYCIAVSGFVCALFAFGIPYLSALRIWLGFSTIFSLTYIFAACVLSLKDGFRSPPRDYSIQGEPSSRVFTTIGAAASLVFAYNTGMLPEIQATVQAPVVKNIEKALWFQFTAGSVPLYAIIVIGYWAYGNQTTTYLLNNVTGPVWIKAVANLAAFLQTVIALHIFASPMYEYLDTRFGSKVGGPFAMHNVIFRVGVRGGYLAVNTLMAAALPFLGDFMSLTGALSTFPLTFVLANHMYLVANRQRLSSLQKSWHWLNIVFFTVLSITAAVAALRLIARDSKTYHIFADV, encoded by the exons ATGAGATGCAAGTTAG ATCCATGGTACCAGGTGGCGTTCGTGCTGACCACCGGGGTGAACAGCGCCTACGTGCTGGGCTACTCGGGCTCGCTGATGGTCCCGCTGGGCTGGGTGGGCGGCTCCGTGGGCCTCCTCCTGGCCGCCGCCGTGTCCATGTACGCCAACTCGCTGctgggccgcctccacctcctggGCGGCAAGCGTCACATCAGGTACAGGGACCTCGCCGGCCACATCTACGGGCCCAAGATGTACAAGATCACCTGGGCGATGCAGTACGTCAACCTCTTCATGATCAACACAGGCTTCATCATAATAGCAGGGCAAGCACTCAAG GCACTGTATTTGCTGATCAGTACCGACGGGGCTATGAAGCTGCCCTACTGCATCGCGGTGTCCGGGTTCGTGTGCGCGCTCTTCGCGTTCGGGATCCCGTACCTGTCGGCCCTGAGGATCTGGCTGGGCTTCTCCACCATCTTCAGCCTCACCTACATCTTTGCAgcctgcgtgctgtcgctcaaggACGGCTTCCGCTCGCCGCCTCGGGACTACAGCATCCAAGGAGAACCGTCGAGCAGGGTGTTCACCACCATCGGCGCGGCGGCGAGCCTGGTGTTCGCCTACAACACCGGCATGCTGCCGGAGATCCAGGCCACCGTGCAGGCGCCCGTGGTGAAGAACATTGAGAAGGCGCTGTGGTTCCAGTTCACCGCCGGCTCCGTGCCCCTTTACGCCATTATAGTCATCGGCTACTGGGCCTACGGCAACCAGACCACCACCTACCTGCTCAACAACGTCACTGGGCCCGTGTGGATCAAGGCCGTTGCCAACCTCGCTGCCTTCCTCCAGACAGTCATAGCACTACAC ATCTTCGCGTCGCCCATGTACGAGTACCTGGACACCCGGTTCGGGAGCAAGGTGGGAGGCCCGTTCGCGATGCACAACGTGATCTTCAGGGTCGGGGTGAGGGGAGGGTACCTGGCCGTCAACACGCTCATGGCGGCGGCGCTGCCCTTCCTTGGGGACTTCATGAGCCTCACGGGGGCGCTCAGCACGTTCCCGCTCACCTTCGTGCTCGCCAACCACATGTACCTCGTCGCCAACAGGCAGCGTCTCTCCTCGCTGCAGAAGTCATGGCACTGGCTCAACATCGTCTTCTTCACCGTCCTCTCcatcaccgccgccgtcgccgcgctcAGGCTCATCGCCCGCGACTCCAAAACGTACCATATCTTCGCCGATGTCTGA
- the LOC123086308 gene encoding probable proline transporter 2 isoform X4 encodes MVPLGWVGGSVGLLLAAAVSMYANSLLGRLHLLGGKRHIRYRDLAGHIYGPKMYKITWAMQYVNLFMINTGFIIIAGQALKALYLLISTDGAMKLPYCIAVSGFVCALFAFGIPYLSALRIWLGFSTIFSLTYIFAACVLSLKDGFRSPPRDYSIQGEPSSRVFTTIGAAASLVFAYNTGMLPEIQATVQAPVVKNIEKALWFQFTAGSVPLYAIIVIGYWAYGNQTTTYLLNNVTGPVWIKAVANLAAFLQTVIALHIFASPMYEYLDTRFGSKVGGPFAMHNVIFRVGVRGGYLAVNTLMAAALPFLGDFMSLTGALSTFPLTFVLANHMYLVANRQRLSSLQKSWHWLNIVFFTVLSITAAVAALRLIARDSKTYHIFADV; translated from the exons ATGGTCCCGCTGGGCTGGGTGGGCGGCTCCGTGGGCCTCCTCCTGGCCGCCGCCGTGTCCATGTACGCCAACTCGCTGctgggccgcctccacctcctggGCGGCAAGCGTCACATCAGGTACAGGGACCTCGCCGGCCACATCTACGGGCCCAAGATGTACAAGATCACCTGGGCGATGCAGTACGTCAACCTCTTCATGATCAACACAGGCTTCATCATAATAGCAGGGCAAGCACTCAAG GCACTGTATTTGCTGATCAGTACCGACGGGGCTATGAAGCTGCCCTACTGCATCGCGGTGTCCGGGTTCGTGTGCGCGCTCTTCGCGTTCGGGATCCCGTACCTGTCGGCCCTGAGGATCTGGCTGGGCTTCTCCACCATCTTCAGCCTCACCTACATCTTTGCAgcctgcgtgctgtcgctcaaggACGGCTTCCGCTCGCCGCCTCGGGACTACAGCATCCAAGGAGAACCGTCGAGCAGGGTGTTCACCACCATCGGCGCGGCGGCGAGCCTGGTGTTCGCCTACAACACCGGCATGCTGCCGGAGATCCAGGCCACCGTGCAGGCGCCCGTGGTGAAGAACATTGAGAAGGCGCTGTGGTTCCAGTTCACCGCCGGCTCCGTGCCCCTTTACGCCATTATAGTCATCGGCTACTGGGCCTACGGCAACCAGACCACCACCTACCTGCTCAACAACGTCACTGGGCCCGTGTGGATCAAGGCCGTTGCCAACCTCGCTGCCTTCCTCCAGACAGTCATAGCACTACAC ATCTTCGCGTCGCCCATGTACGAGTACCTGGACACCCGGTTCGGGAGCAAGGTGGGAGGCCCGTTCGCGATGCACAACGTGATCTTCAGGGTCGGGGTGAGGGGAGGGTACCTGGCCGTCAACACGCTCATGGCGGCGGCGCTGCCCTTCCTTGGGGACTTCATGAGCCTCACGGGGGCGCTCAGCACGTTCCCGCTCACCTTCGTGCTCGCCAACCACATGTACCTCGTCGCCAACAGGCAGCGTCTCTCCTCGCTGCAGAAGTCATGGCACTGGCTCAACATCGTCTTCTTCACCGTCCTCTCcatcaccgccgccgtcgccgcgctcAGGCTCATCGCCCGCGACTCCAAAACGTACCATATCTTCGCCGATGTCTGA